In Colletotrichum higginsianum IMI 349063 chromosome 1, whole genome shotgun sequence, the DNA window tagtacttatagtaaaactacttaaataactttaattatagtatatatttatattaaaagAAAGTAGATTTACCTATATAAATAgcttatttactatataaatttaaaaatagtataatactagtaaaatatatactagttaaattttacttttataatacttatataactactattaaatacttaactATAAGTACATAATATAAAAATCTAATTaaaaaagtatatatatatactaaaaatagCTTTTTTAATATAAAGCCTACTAAAATATTTTAGCTTAAGCTACTGTTAAGGACCACTAgtaaaatatactataatctTAACATTTTAAGATTTCTAACTTTAAAgacttaatactttatatatagtatagtagaagCTTTTATACCTATTATCTATAGTtattttatagttatatataatatataatatttatagattatttagggttagggttaaGGAGCTAGGGTTGTTAGTTTTAGTAGATTTTAGGTGTAAAACCtggccgaaatgggggggtggccgaaaagtgggtggtTTGACTTAACACAATCCGGCATCCCAGGCAGAAGTTCTGACGCATTACTCACTCAATAGGACAGCGGCGGTTATAATTCCAGAAGTGATGGGTAGTTGGTGCTGGATTCTCGTCAAAGGCTCACGCTGGCAACAAGCCCGCTAAACGTGTCTGGTTTATGAAGAAGCCAACAATGAGCACATAGTCATCAAATGCAAACCAATCGGCCGAATGCCTTGGGATATCGAACATGAAAAGCCTCGGAAGAGCTTTATGCACACCGTCCGACGCCCAACCGTTTCGGCTATTGCCTGTGATCGACTTGCCTCCCTCCAGGGCGGAGGGTTTTGTCACCAGCGGCCATGACATGGCACTTAGGGTAGAACCCTAGTTAGCATAAGAACACGAGACAGTCGCAGGGCCGCCATGGATGCTGGGCAGACGGTAAACGGACCAGGTCTACCAAAGCGGTAAGGCCATAAGCTCAGCGTGCCTGTATCTCTAACCCCGGAAGACCTCGGAGAGGAAATTTTCAAAGGGTAATCTGTCAAATGATCGTGATGAAACGTGTCAAAATGAACATTCACGGTTTTGGTGGCAGTTCTCAagggggaggaagcggaCAGCGAGTGTATTGGCGACGGCAGACCCCCGAGTCCTGGACTCCTGACAGTTGGCCTGGGGACAGCGAGacccgtcgaggaggaactCTCCTCTAGACAGGTCAGCATTGATTGATAATCCGTTTGGTTGACTGGAAACACTCCCGCGTCTCCAGCCCACAGGTCGTTCGATCTAGACTTCCTTCATCGCCTGAGCTGTGGGACCTAACCCGACAGCGGGCCAGCGACAGTGCCTCGCCGAGCCTTCTCATGTGGGATCTGGGAATGTGTCCTCAAGTGAACTTATCATACTCTCTGCTAAGTTCCCCCCCCTGAAGCTACCTACCAAGGCCTGCATAGACCAAGATAATGCATCTCACTCACACGCCAACCAATAACTTCTTGCCAAGTCATCGTAGTCGGATACACACTTTGAGATACGAttctcgtcgcccgcgtCTGTGTTTCGGTCTGACTCTCGGATCAATCTAACAGAAAAAGACAAATACGTTGACTTTGATGAATACGAAAGATTGTAGCTGCCTCAAACGTCAAGTCGATCCAACACCTCGCCATCGTTAGGTTCACCGGTGGCGCCACTGGCATTACGCAGTCCTCACGCGTCTGTGAGGCGACTCATGACGATGACCCTCTGGTGGTTTGCGTTCTATGAATTGCGTCTGATGTTGGTTACCGTACGCCGATAAAGTTCCCTGTAGACTTCCACGGCGTTTCCTGTTTTGCCGGAGTCCGCCAAGGCCCCGGCTCGTTGGAAGGTCTCGAGAGTGCGAATGGCATCCCTAGGTTGGACTGCAGACGTAGGATGTAGCATCGTTCCTCCCAAAACATAACGAGGTTGTTGGTAAAAGACTAGACACCACGTAAGAAACTGCCGAATAATTTGCCGTCGACATGATAGACTTCGTCCATGGTCAGGCCTTTGAAGGCGGTTTCAGGATGTCGGTACACCGGGCCGTACACCGAGGTCGGACGGACGAGGATTCGTAGGGAAGCTGGGATGAGCTTGACAAACCGTAAGTTCCTCCTTTGTTTGACGTGTTGCACGAATGGGACGAGCCAGATGTTCTACTGATATGGGTGGGATACCTTCATATTGTGCCGTCAAGCTGTTACCTGAGGGGAACCAGCCGAGGTTGACATCTCGTGTAAGGGGTTTACAGTTCGTCAGCCGTCTGCCTGCATGTCGGTCTACGTGCCCGTTGCTTTGCAAGAAGCCCGAGTTTCACTTTTTTACCTTTTCTACGTTGTGATCATGGAAAGACGTGGCTGGATCGGATTCACAACAGCCTTGTGGATGCCACCATCAGGTTTTCCTTGGTCATCCCAAGAGTTGTTGGCTCGCTAAACCGGTCACTTGTCACTCTGCACGGTTGCTCGGTTTTGGTTGATCATCGTTGTCGGGAGAAAAACACCGAAACAAAAACTGGATGCGGGGTCAGAAGACAGAACCTCGACCGCGCGGGgaacagcacagcacagcacctGCAAAAGCCTGCTCGCTTCGGAGCCTCCACCTCTTTTGCACACAGTCTCTCGTCCGGTCTGCCGCTGCTTTCAAAGCGAGAACTTGGGCTGGGGTCAAGGGCGAACTGTAACAACCCCGAAGCCCCGTGACGTCGTCCAGTCGGGAGACGCCCATCGGAGCAGATGTTGACCTACGCACACGAGAGCGAGCCTCTACGCTCGAGGCTACTTGGCGTTGAGCTTGGGCGCGTCGTGCAGTTTCGAGGGATCCCGTATGGCAGGATCCCGTTGCGTTTCGCATCGCCTGAGCCAGTGGGCGATGTACCGTCCGAACTCGACTGCACTAGCTTTGGGTGCGGactccctctctctccctccctccctctctctctctctctccttggCTGTGTGTCGTGTACGGAGAAACTCGCACTGAAGCAAGGCTGACTAGCTCCCTGGTTCGTGTGTGTAATAGGCCCCGATGTCCGCAAGTACCAGTTGACGTGGGATATCTCTTACGTATCCCTATTGAGCACAGGCTGCCCGTCGAGCCCGAAGACGAGTTCGGGTGTCTCAACCTGGACGTCACGGTGCCCAAATCGCATCTGTCGCCTGGCAGGGAACAATTGCCCGTTGTGGTCTGGATACATGGTCTGGATGAAATGGGAATCTCTGCCCGCGAGGGTTCTAGGTTGTGCTAACACGGACATCCTCAGGTGGCTCGCAAGCCGTCACTTTTGGAAGCGCCGCTTCCGGCGTTTGTGGTAAGACTATGACCCCCCAGTCTTAATGCCTTGCTCTACTTCTCCTTGAACCCCCCCAATTGGGTAAACGATGCGCATCAGAGCACAGCCATTGACGGGAGCTACCCTTAGACGCGACGGGTCTTGTCGAGGCTTCTGCGAACTGGGCCAAGCCTATCCTCTTCGTGACAGTGCAGTATAGACTCAACATCTTTGCGTTTGGGGATGGGAACAGTTCAAGGAACCTAGCTCTGAAAGACCAAGCCCTGGCTTTGAGTTGGGTCCGAAGCCATATATCCAGTTTCGGAGGCGACCCGGTACTCTGCCACAACCGTTCCGCCCCCTCTCGCCAGAGGACTCCCGCTAACTGATGCTCGCACACAGGGGAACATCTCGCTTGCCGGAGAAAGTGCCGGAGCAGTCTATTGTCACGCTCATCTAGTAGCAGGCGCTCGGGTAAAGGGGGCCATCCTCTCCTCCGGCTCTCTGtacctttccccccctcaGCCGGAGGGAAAAGCGCTCACCCTGCGCGAAACCTTGCGAGGACACCTCCATGCGCTGGGCGACTTTGACCTAGGCACCGCTCCTGTGGGTGTGCTGGTGAAGGCCATGGAAGCGTCCAAAATACCGTCATGGTTCCTGCAGGTGGATACCACCCTCGAGGGGTGGCAAACCAAGATAGGGGCGGCAGAGAGGCTAATGATAGGGGACGTACAGAACGAGGTATGTCCTTGCAAAACTCCATATCTCGCTCTCGCCTGGCAGTCGAGTTGACCCTTGGCCGTACGTAAGTCTGTCATCTGGCGCGAAGGCGTGTGGGCAATGGAGACCCCCGCCATTGTCGACGCGTTCAGCAACGCCGGCCACCTTCAGGAAGCGCTGAAGAGGCACTACAATATTCACCCCGACCGACCCTCATCATGTAAAATCGGAGCGTTGGACTTCATCAATGACTACAAGTTTCTGCTCCCGGCGGAGGAGATTGCGCGGCTGTCCAGGGCAACAGGCAGACCGACGTACCGTtacctcgtcgacgagccgaATCCCTGGCAACCGTCCAACGGCGCCCACCACGCGGTCGACTTACTTTTTCTCTTTGGTGGGTTCGGTCtctcttgttcttcttcttcttctttttttcccaACGCACACAAGACCGGAGAGCATATGCGCAGGGCCTTGGTAGCGTTTCTCCATTCCCAGGAGCCGTGGAATCCTGGGCGCCATGCCGCTTTTGGGCCTTACGGGATGTTC includes these proteins:
- a CDS encoding carboxylesterase — its product is MEASKIPSWFLQVDTTLEGWQTKIGAAERLMIGDVQNESVIWREGVWAMETPAIVDAFSNAGHLQEALKRHYNIHPDRPSSCKIGALDFINDYKFLLPAEEIARLSRATGRPTYRYLVDEPNPWQPSNGAHHAVDLLFLFGGFGLSCSSSSSFFPNAHKTGEHMRRALVAFLHSQEPWNPGRHAAFGPYGMFQELDSVGVGCRRRMAAIEFLQGVSSQVLDKVFFALAVGRISLSN